The following are encoded together in the Actinoplanes sp. N902-109 genome:
- the greA gene encoding transcription elongation factor GreA encodes MTSSEASKTWLSQDAYDRLQAELDELIAARPAVAAEINARREEGDLRENGGYHAAREEQGKQEGRILYLKEFLRNAEVSEAPAADKVAPGMVVTIYFDDDKSDTEKFLLGSREIASTTDLTVYSPESALGKAILDANKGQTVTYTAPSGADIKVTVVEFTPFGG; translated from the coding sequence GTGACCAGTTCAGAGGCGTCGAAGACCTGGCTCTCCCAGGACGCTTACGACCGGCTGCAGGCCGAGCTCGACGAGTTGATCGCAGCCCGGCCGGCCGTCGCCGCCGAGATCAACGCCCGCCGCGAGGAGGGCGACCTGCGCGAGAACGGCGGCTACCACGCCGCGCGTGAGGAGCAGGGCAAGCAGGAGGGCCGGATCCTCTACCTGAAGGAATTCCTGCGTAACGCCGAAGTCAGCGAGGCCCCGGCGGCGGACAAGGTCGCGCCGGGCATGGTCGTCACCATCTACTTCGACGACGACAAGAGCGACACCGAGAAGTTCCTGCTCGGCTCGCGCGAGATCGCCTCGACCACGGACCTCACGGTCTACAGCCCCGAATCGGCCCTCGGCAAGGCCATTCTCGACGCCAACAAGGGCCAGACGGTCACCTACACCGCCCCCAGCGGCGCCGACATCAAGGTCACCGTCGTGGAGTTCACCCCGTTCGGCGGCTGA
- the mca gene encoding mycothiol conjugate amidase Mca, with translation MTEQLRLMTVHAHPDDESSKGAATMARYVAEGVDVLVATCTGGERGSVLNPKMDRPEVWADIAEIRRHEMDRAREILGVRQAWLGFVDSGLPEGDPLPPLPEGCFGLVDPAVGAIPLIKLIREFKPHVITTYDENGGYPHPDHIMCHKVAVHAFDAAGDPDQHPELGEPWQPLKLYYNGGWTKARMLALHEGMLAAGLESPYVEWLERADERPDRGDKITTRVECGEYFEVRDNALRAHATQVDPDGFWFKVPIELQQKVWPTEDFELARSLVDSPLPESDLFAGIRESAEVR, from the coding sequence GTGACCGAGCAGTTGCGCTTGATGACCGTGCACGCACATCCGGACGACGAGTCCAGCAAGGGCGCCGCCACCATGGCGCGCTATGTCGCCGAGGGCGTCGACGTGCTGGTCGCGACGTGCACCGGGGGCGAGCGCGGCAGTGTGCTGAACCCGAAGATGGACCGGCCGGAGGTCTGGGCCGACATTGCCGAGATCCGGCGGCACGAGATGGACCGGGCGCGCGAGATCCTCGGCGTGCGGCAGGCCTGGCTGGGGTTCGTCGACTCCGGCCTGCCCGAGGGCGATCCGCTGCCGCCGCTGCCCGAGGGCTGCTTCGGCCTGGTCGACCCCGCGGTGGGCGCGATCCCGCTGATCAAGCTGATCCGGGAATTCAAACCGCATGTCATCACCACGTACGACGAGAACGGCGGCTACCCGCACCCCGACCACATCATGTGTCACAAGGTTGCGGTGCACGCCTTCGACGCGGCCGGCGACCCCGATCAGCATCCTGAGCTCGGCGAGCCCTGGCAGCCGCTGAAGCTGTACTACAACGGCGGGTGGACCAAGGCTCGCATGCTCGCCCTGCACGAGGGCATGCTCGCGGCCGGGCTCGAGTCACCGTACGTGGAGTGGCTGGAGAGGGCGGACGAGCGCCCCGACCGAGGCGACAAGATCACCACCCGGGTCGAGTGCGGCGAGTATTTCGAGGTGCGCGACAACGCCCTGCGGGCCCACGCCACCCAGGTCGACCCGGACGGGTTCTGGTTCAAGGTGCCGATCGAGCTGCAGCAGAAGGTGTGGCCGACCGAGGATTTCGAGCTGGCGCGCTCGCTGGTCGACAGCCCGCTGCCCGAGTCCGACCTGTTCGCGGGCATCCGGGAGTCCGCCGAGGTCCGCTGA
- a CDS encoding DUF4307 domain-containing protein yields the protein MSETRATAPVFPPGRYGRRRDGRRHLAGPIIFAAIIAVAAIALTVRLYTQYGDPAYDAQVVRWTDVTATQLTLDFTVQVPAGGAATCDLRARDYDGATVGTRTVTVRATGDERTIEASEVVPTTAQAFVGDVLRCRAAN from the coding sequence GTGAGCGAGACACGCGCCACAGCTCCGGTATTCCCGCCGGGCCGTTACGGCCGGCGCCGGGACGGGCGCCGCCATCTTGCCGGGCCGATCATCTTCGCAGCGATCATCGCGGTGGCCGCCATCGCGCTCACTGTGCGGCTCTACACGCAGTACGGCGATCCCGCCTACGACGCTCAGGTCGTGCGCTGGACCGACGTCACCGCCACGCAGCTGACGCTCGACTTCACGGTGCAGGTGCCGGCGGGTGGCGCCGCGACCTGCGACCTGCGGGCCCGCGACTACGACGGCGCCACCGTCGGCACTCGTACGGTGACCGTGCGCGCAACCGGCGATGAGCGCACGATCGAGGCGTCCGAGGTCGTTCCGACCACGGCCCAGGCCTTCGTCGGCGACGTGCTCCGCTGCCGGGCCGCAAACTGA